The following proteins are co-located in the Alcaligenes faecalis genome:
- a CDS encoding transglycosylase SLT domain-containing protein encodes MHRRQFLGALTALTASGVMTRSWAMAVPAQSELAQPEGLDPQWWPYWSDTAVRIEPKITPQGQTTIPHGYVRQMPRTRTRPGAPIVAASLLPPRAYDWAGQRWNIDPWLLYGVALQESQMKFGRQTLPYPWTLCVRGAAKRYGSYEATLKALRKYVDVRGIRNVDCGAMQVNWGYHNDKLQSFERALDPYPNLDVGAQILREHFDRNSSWRLAVALYHTGSRNTQERISRGNRYSRGVFNKLANLGLDASELATSTGWRRYAP; translated from the coding sequence ATGCACCGCCGACAGTTTCTTGGCGCCCTCACCGCACTGACGGCCAGTGGCGTCATGACGCGCTCGTGGGCAATGGCTGTGCCTGCGCAATCGGAGCTGGCGCAGCCCGAAGGCCTGGACCCGCAGTGGTGGCCATATTGGTCAGATACGGCTGTGCGCATTGAACCCAAGATCACACCCCAGGGGCAGACGACCATCCCCCACGGGTATGTGCGTCAGATGCCTCGCACGCGCACCCGTCCTGGTGCGCCGATCGTGGCGGCATCTTTGTTGCCACCCCGCGCTTATGACTGGGCGGGACAGCGTTGGAACATTGATCCGTGGCTACTTTACGGCGTCGCACTACAAGAGTCGCAAATGAAATTTGGTCGGCAGACGCTGCCCTACCCTTGGACTCTGTGCGTCAGAGGTGCTGCTAAGCGCTATGGCTCCTATGAGGCCACCCTCAAGGCCTTGCGTAAGTATGTGGATGTCAGAGGTATCCGCAATGTGGATTGCGGTGCAATGCAGGTGAACTGGGGCTACCACAACGACAAGCTCCAAAGTTTTGAGCGTGCTCTGGATCCCTACCCCAATCTCGATGTAGGTGCACAAATTCTGCGTGAACACTTTGACCGCAACAGTTCCTGGCGTCTGGCGGTCGCCCTCTATCACACGGGCTCCAGAAATACGCAAGAACGGATCAGCCGCGGCAATCGTTACAGCCGTGGCGTATTCAACAAATTGGCCAACCTGGGGTTAGATGCGTCGGAGTTGGCCACCTCGACCGGTTGGAGGCGATATGCGCCGTAA
- a CDS encoding PFL_4695 family integrating conjugative element protein, whose translation MRRNAALFLYTATALGIAIVLALSAATVMDFPQAYAQEEPSIIDESVPAVSYYSALISGADQPGVGAGIQFPLTSNLLQPGVLKPSAVPVFNPKWMTQTLAIVGDDKGSEEWLKLHQARLLSLQATVIVVSAASEKRFKNIQRQANALPIVPDPGHWLQSRLAAAQVTVYPVLIGLDGQARQIIFSEGFERVEAHEK comes from the coding sequence ATGCGCCGTAACGCCGCTCTCTTTTTGTACACCGCTACTGCATTGGGCATCGCGATCGTCCTCGCTTTGAGTGCTGCGACCGTAATGGATTTCCCCCAAGCCTATGCACAAGAGGAACCATCCATTATTGATGAGTCTGTGCCTGCTGTTTCCTATTATTCGGCCTTAATTTCAGGTGCAGACCAACCTGGTGTTGGTGCCGGTATCCAGTTTCCGCTGACTTCTAACTTGCTACAACCTGGCGTGCTCAAGCCATCGGCTGTTCCAGTATTCAATCCAAAATGGATGACCCAAACATTAGCCATTGTGGGTGACGACAAAGGCTCAGAAGAATGGCTCAAGCTCCATCAGGCTCGCCTGCTTTCTCTGCAGGCCACTGTCATTGTGGTATCCGCAGCCAGTGAAAAACGCTTTAAAAACATCCAGCGACAAGCCAACGCATTGCCAATCGTCCCTGATCCCGGCCACTGGTTACAGAGCCGTCTTGCCGCAGCGCAAGTGACTGTCTATCCCGTGCTGATTGGCTTGGACGGTCAAGCGCGACAGATCATCTTCTCAGAAGGTTTTGAACGAGTTGAAGCGCATGAAAAATAA